The Oryzias melastigma strain HK-1 linkage group LG15, ASM292280v2, whole genome shotgun sequence genome includes the window TTGCCTTACCCAGTTGTGTTGGGGCATGATTTACCTGTTCTACTGGACTTATTGCATGTTACTCAGGGATGCAATGTTGCTGTAACTCGGGCCCAAGCGAAACAAAACGGTAAAACTGAAGTGTTGAGCTCAATGCCATTCTTTGATGCAGATATAGAAGTTGGGGTGACTAAAGTGCATAAATCACGCAAACAGCGAAGACGAGAGAAGTTTCTGCATAATGTCAAGTCAACTGCAGCACTACCACAACCTGACACTTTGCTTGGCTACCAAATCCCTGGTAATATTAGTGAGTTGCAGCACCAGGATGAAGCCTTAgctgagtgttttaaaaagctgGAAAGGTATGGAAGTGCAAAGACTGACCTCTGTATTGAACACAGCATTCTCTATCAACTGCATGGAGCAGTGAAACGACTAATGGTTCCTCGTGACGTCAGAGACACCATTTTATCTCTGGGCCATTCAATTCCCTGGGCTGGCCACATGGGGAAGAATAAAACCTTGGCTTGCATCCAGAGGTGGTTTCACTGGCCTGGTCTACAGAAAGATGTCACTAACTTCTGTAAAAGTTGCCCGCAATGCCAGAAGACTTCAAGCAGATTTCCATCTAAAGCTCTTCTCCAGCCTTTACCAATCATCAGCACCCCCTTCGAACGCCTTGGAATGGACATTGTGGGACCAGTAAAGAGAAGCAAGTATGGTAATCGGTTTATGCTTGTCATTACTGATTATGCAACTAAATACCCTGAAGTATTTGCTCTAAAGTCAGTAAAAGCTAAAACTGTTGCTTCTTGCCtggttcagtttttttcaagaGTGGGATTTCCCAAGGAAATCTTGACTGACCAAGGCACAAATTTCATGTCGAAGCTGCTAAAGGATGTGTATCAGTTACTTGGCATCAAAAGCCTGCGGACTACACCCTACCATCCTCAAACAGATGGCTTAACAGAAAGgtttaatcaaactttaaaacaaatgttgcgCAAGTTCACCAATGACACAGGTTCTGACTGGGACCAGTGGCTCTCCTTTCTGCTTTTCGCTTACAGGGAAGTTCCACAAGCCTCCACTGGGTTCTCTCCATTTGAGTTGCTGTTTGGCCATGACGTGAGGGGACCTCTAGCGCTTTTTAGGGAAACCTGGGACGATGGAGGAAGCAGAGAACCAGTTAACGTTGTGTCTTACGTCCTCAAGATGAGAGAGAGGTTGGAGAAGATGTCTACCCTTGCTCAGGAGCACATGGTGAGCTCTCAAGCAAACCAGAAAACCTGGTATGATAAACGTGCTCGCACCAGAAGTTTTTGCCCTGGTCAGAAAGTGTTGGTGATGCTGCCGTCTGTGGAGAGTAAGCTACTTGCTAAGTGGCAAGGGCCCTTTGAAGTTATGCAAAAATTAGGTCCCACCACTTACAAGATCTCTGTTCCAGATAACGGCCGCAGCAGCCGTGTCCTGCATGTCAATCTGCTGAAGGAATGGATCcctggagcagaagaaaaacgcACTGTGACCTTCATAAGGAGCATGACTGACGAAGAAGTGGAAGAACAGTACCTGCCCACTCCATCAGCCACTGCTCTCCAACTAAGCCACCTATCTGATCAGCAGCAACTCCAGGTGAGAGCTCTGTGTTCACCAGTTGTGTTCAGTGAGAAACCAGGATGCACCAACATAACCACTCATGATATCTCTCTGAAAGAGAATGCTGTAGTCAAACGCCTAAGTTACAGGATCCCAGAGCGTCTACTTGGTCCTCTGAAAAAGGAAATTGACCTGATGCTGTCCCTAGGCATAATTGAAGCTTCTCAGAGTGAGTGGTGCAATCCAATTGTTCTTGTCCCAAAGAAAGATGGAACAATAAGGTTTTGCATGGACTTTCGCTATCTTAATTCTGTTTCTAAGTTTGACTCATATCCTACACCACGGATTGATGAACTCATTGACCGCCTTGGCAAGGCAAAATATGTGTCAACAATTGATCTCTCCAAAGGATATTGGCAGGTCCCATTAACAACCAGACCCAAAGAGCTGACTGCCACCATGGGGCCTATATCACTTTACCGTCATGCCATTTGGATTACATGGAGCTCCAGCCATGTTTCAACGATTAATGGACAAGGTATTGTGTGGTCTTCCACATTTTACATCTGCGTACCTTGATGACATTGTGGTGTACAGCAACAGCTGGGAAGAACATCTGGAACACCTGAAAATTGTTTTGGAGTGTCTCCACACTGCAGGTCTGACCCTTAACCCAGATAAGTGTGACCTGGCAAAGAAGGAGATCCAGTACCTGGGCTACATCATTGGCGGGGGAGAGGTGAAGCCACAGGTGGAGAAGGTGCACGCCATCCAGTCCTGCCCTTTGCCTCAAACAAGGAAACAATTAAGATCTTTCCTCGGCATGTCTGGTTGGTACCACAAATTCATCCCCAACTTTTCAACCAGGGCAGCTTTACTTACAGACATGACCAGCAAAAAAGGCCCCAGCCAGTTGCAATGGACAGAAAAGTCAGAAATGGCTTTCAGAGACATTCAACGAGCCTTGAGTGGACATCCTGTTCTGAGATGTCCAGACTTTCAACAACCTTTCACACTGCAGTCTGACGCCTCAGACAGAGGGCTTGGTGCTGTGCTGCTCCAAGGACCTCCTGAAGATCGCCATCCTGTTGCTTTCATCAGTCGCAAACTTCACCCCAGAGAGACCCGCTATTCTACCATCGAGAAGGAGTGTCTGGCGGTGAAATGGGCCTTGGACTCTTTAAAATATTACCTTCTCGGAAGACACTTCACCATAGAGACAGACCACAAAGCACTGAAATGGCTGGAAAGCATGAAGGACACCAACAGCAGAATAACTCGCTGGTACCTGGCAATCCAGCCTTTCAACTTTGAAGTCGTCCACATCCCTGGCAAAGAAAACACCATTGCTGACTACCTTTCCCGCTGCCATCGGGAAAGTCCAGACGAGGGGGACTGTGTGGTGGTTGAGCCttcaaaattgaatcaaataacTCAGAAACATTTGCAGCTTCGCGCTTCAAACGTTCAACGCGCGGTGGCTAAGCTACAggaaattagccagaaaagctacaccaacttgtattttgttcaatgaaatgataaaaattaataaaagaagGCTAGACCGTCCAAATTTAAAGCCCTCAACATACGATCTTCCCGCTTTCTGAAGGACCCAACCGTCGGTGACCGCGAAGGCCGCTGCAtcggaaggaattcagacacagctcaagagaccaaaacaaacgctgacgtcacgtcagtgtcaggatttgattggctggatatcgatgtgcTCCTGGATTGACTACCTGCTCTGGTGACACTGTTTGGGCGAAGTTTTTCACTccgaatttttttatgttgaatttctgacccatcgaaattttaagtctcgaaattaaaaacacatatttttttaagatagaaattatttttggtaGGATAAtattttgttgcttaaaaagcaagggttgaaaacaatttggaataaaaatttagaggttaaaaaaaatcagaaaaaaaattcggAGGtgaaaaaattcagagtctgatagagctaaaaaacttccatacatacggtgttcacacttgACAAGCAAAAACGGGCTTCTTTGTCTTGTTCTACTGTTTGGTAGCACATGTGCACtatctacagttggaagaggtttgatgTAAAATGTCAACGCGATATAAATGAGTGAATTTTGctctaggctttttctttcacagctctattctgatatttaAACTAAGgccggatctaggcatgggcacggtggggcaatgcccccgcaaatttcaggactgcccccccaaacgtgacgccatgcaaacaagaaaaacacagcgctctctgctctctctggctcccattcaaagtagctgctagtTCTGATTGGGAGATGCAagggagggcgtggcctctccCTTCACTCGGGTCCTCCTCTCTTGCTCTGTCGCTCACGCGCACAGACAGAGACACGCGGTTCTCAGCAGCGCAGCTGGGCAGAactgtttagaagttttttgATCTGCCgtttgtcgctgaaatgacTCGATTACCCAAAATTTTAACTCTTTCTTGTcctcatctgttgctctctttgttgtaatgtggaggaaaaagcgagaaaCCAGTTGACAAAGTGCAGGTTTCTGGTTGTTAAAGCTAGCGCTGTTTGTAGCAGCTAAGCTAACAGTTCCtgagcattagctgtgtttgagatgactcgcCTGTGACTCCTCGGTGAGAGaggcggctgcaggcggggAAAGGCCCCTGAGATGAAGGCGGACAGTGGGAAGTTGGGGTTGTCTTTCATAttccatttaattttaatttgcctcacctccttagtataaactttaatattatgtccatccatccatccatccattttcttgtccgcttcttccctttcggggtcgcgggggtgctggagcctatcccggctactgaagggcgaaggcggggtacaccctggacaggtcgccagtctgtcacagggcctcaatcacacacccagtcactcacacattcacacctaggggcaattttagagtcaccaatgaacctatgaagcatgttttttggacggtgggaggaagccggagtccccggtgaaaacccacacatgcacggggagaacatgcaaactctacaaagaaaggtcccagccgggattcgaaccggggccttctcgctgtgaggcataagcgctaaccactgcgccaccgtgcagccctgggaaagaagatcattcattcaaaaagtgtgatttactgagatttaaaaggagaaatactcggatatgcaaaaacaaaatgattgcttattatatttgttctctttcagaagaaaaattacacacagacatgttaaaaactctaaaaacaggatttttatcggATCGGGGCTTTTTATGGGCATGGGAGGATTTTACACCGGAACCATTTTGTATCCCTAAACTTGCCccccctgatattctgtttgcacccccaataggggctggctagatccggccctgctggggggccagatagaattacccagagggccggatccggccctctggccttgactttgacacgtgacgTAAAcatatgggtgatgggaagtggaggcggAGTTGCTCCACGCCAACATTCCCACCCACATCTCaggtgaattttttttataatctcctgccactgcagaaactatgtcctagaaaacgacagatgtttagttatttttgctaaaaacaacataattataaagaaaagacttctgtaaattatttgaacatggattaaaaatgtaattgtccTTTAAATTACATCAAGTGTCTTTTGGGTGAGTTTCAAAGCCAACATGTTTCAGGATTGACTCTTCCAGTGATGTGTGCTTCTGCTGTTAATGCCGGCTGGTCTCTTGTGTTGACATGTGTGCAGCAGAACGATTCGGACCAGGTGCAGTCAGGGCCGTCCTTTGTGGTGGTGGTGGCCATTGACTTCGGCACAACATCCAGCGGATATGCTTACGCCTTCACCAAGGAGCCCGAGTGCATTCACACCATGAGGTAGGCCCGCCCACTAATGCAGGAGGAAGTGTGGGGGAGGGCTCTGCACTATATCACCATGCTGACGTCGGCCTGCTTTGAAGGCTGCTTAACAGCTGCTGAGCTTATGGATCACAGAGTTAAGAAAATTATCCAAAGAAGtaaaaaagagacttttaaaatcctgtttgtgttatttatttttttaaaaagtttttttttttgtcagaagtcaacattaaaaacaacaaaatccaggGTTGCTACATATCCttaaagagttaaaatattttagataaacTAAAATAGGGCTGTCATAAATCTGGGTTTTGCCTGTAATAAAATTCTCAACAAATTAGGAAATAAACACAAGTGtgttaaaatatgaacaatttaCAGTGCAGTCTAAATTAttatgaaaattatgtttaggTGTCAAAgagttaaaattatttgttttttttaatcaaacttatGGATGATTTTGTGTCTCAGGGACACCTGTGATCATTAGTTTTCTAGGTGAGTTCCTTTAAATGAAAAGCTACTAAAGAAGGACGTTCCACATTATTAGgcagaccaacattttcaagcaatatgGGAAAGAAAATGATCTCTGCTGCTGAGAAGCAGGAAATAGTTAAATGTCTTGAAAAAGCTATGAAATGACCTTGGATATTTTACAAAAGGCATCAGGGTCTTGAATATTAGCCCTAACCCTAGTCCTGGCTCCAGAGTGGGGCCCCGGGTGACGCTGACCTggatgagaaaacaaaagtgaatatTGCTGTTGCTGACATTgtgaaccgctcttagtctggccCGTCACTTAGGACCCGCTGTCTACCATTGATGACCCACCAGGGCCAACAACCGCAGACAGCTCCTAGGATCACTCGGGCAcgcaaacccctccaccacgttaaggtggcggtttaCGGAGGgggggtgtgtgtttgtgtgtgttgtgtgtgtgtttgtgtgtgttgtgagtttgtgtttctgggcgtgtatttgtgtgttgtttttttttttgttttttttttattttattttattttttttattttttatttttttatctcaaatatcaaatataaaaCGGGAGGGGGGTAGCTTTTTCTTGACATCTTGAAAGAGATAGTCTTTCAACCGCCCTCCTCCCCCAACTCTAATCTCTAAGCATTTCTAAATTAAAACTgcatacaaattaaaattaaaatgacttctaaataaataaaaacaatagtattaagaaataaacacaaaacctaGCTTAGACTTTAAAGAGGTATtgtgaaaagttacattaaataaaataatacaatagaagttacacatttacaaaaaacacagaacaaaaatagaagagaaagaaaacccTCACTATTTTTTGCCTATAGaacaataataaatgttttacacttTAACACGAGAACTTTGTCTACAGTCTTGACATCCATTAGACGATTGAAACTCCTAAACCGTTTGCACAATCAGGACGCCGTTATGCAGCATTTTACGTTAGCATAACAGCGCTAAACAGCTTTTCTCTGCTGTGGTCAGGGGTCCagttagtgtttttttcttgactttctAAATAGGTTCAGGAACCTCTGACCAGCAGTCTTCTTCTTAGGCTTCTCCTTCATCTCATTGACCTGCTGTTGTACTTCATCaagttggaccatcaaagcgtCTTTCATATCACTGATGATAGTCTCTTTCTCCTGGACAACTTCCCTTAGATGAGTTATTTTATGTGAGAGGCTGGACTTTTCTGTGGCCCTCTGCTGCTTCTGGTCTTCTTGTTCTTCCTGAACTTTGGCCGAAGCAGCTTTTAATTTGTTGGACTTTTCTACCTCCAGGTCAAAGCTGATCTTGGTGGGATTTGTATGGATGCTCtcgtttttaacattttcctccatatgttgtaattttaatccCAGGTCCAAGTTTGTCTTGACTAAGGCCTTTTTGGCCTGCTCAAGCTGTTGCTCCTGTTGGTCCACCTTTTCCTTCGAGATGACCTCCAGATTGGTTATGATCGCGTCTTTTCCTTTGAGAATTTCTTTGAGTTTCCCAATCTGGTTTTCGGCGCTGGAAAATAGTTTCTCAAAGCTCTCTTCAGCTTTGTGAGACGCAGCAACCCTTTCCTCATGAACTTTTCTTAATATAGCCATCTCTTGTTGAAGGGAGGTGTTTCTCCTCTGCCATTCCTCTCTTTCTTTGGTCAGctgattttgtgtgtttgttaatACCAGCTGATGATTCAGACATTGGCTCTTCTGCATTTCTActgtcttcttttctttttgtaattgttGTCTTAAGATGACAAC containing:
- the LOC112138718 gene encoding uncharacterized protein LOC112138718 (The sequence of the model RefSeq protein was modified relative to this genomic sequence to represent the inferred CDS: added 75 bases not found in genome assembly) encodes the protein MFNLPSHKKQPKLHPLNEDDNIEHFLITFERIAAACRWPKSEWAFHLIPLLTGKARSACVHMDVVVSMNYDDVKCAILQKYDINCETYRQRFRSLYVKPDETPKELYTRLKDLYGKWIRPKGKSVEEISDMIILEQYLRMLSPDLQVWVKERDPKTASEAASLAEAFVAARGKRQSWAYSIHKRNGHPADQQDSIGSRVSKPPTEKLTPAHHSKPFIKKPICYLCGQEGHTKPKCPQNAAKFSQMCFVPRIPPEPTHVRSPLQETSVEINGQMLKALIDTGSTQTLVQSKYVSPHAITPTKALSNCCVHGDEKQYPTAHVYFKVRGQIYLLNVGVADSLPYPVVLGHDLPVLLDLLHVTQGCNVAVTRAQAKQNGKTEVLSSMPFFDADIEVGVTKVHKSRKQRRREKFLHNVKSTAALPQPDTLLGYQIPGNISELQHQDEALAECFKKLERYGSAKTDLCIEHSILYQLHGAVKRLMVPRDVRDTILSLGHSIPWAGHMGKNKTLACIQRWFHWPGLQKDVTNFCKSCPQCQKTSSRFPSKALLQPLPIISTPFERLGMDIVGPVKRSKYGNRFMLVITDYATKYPEVFALKSVKAKTVASCLVQFFSRVGFPKEILTDQGTNFMSKLLKDVYQLLGIKSLRTTPYHPQTDGLTERFNQTLKQMLRKFTNDTGSDWDQWLSFLLFAYREVPQASTGFSPFELLFGHDVRGPLALFRETWDDGGSREPVNVVSYVLKMRERLEKMSTLAQEHMVSSQANQKTWYDKRARTRSFCPGQKVLVMLPSVESKLLAKWQGPFEVMQKLGPTTYKISVPDNGRSSRVLHVNLLKEWIPGAEEKRTVTFIRSMTDEEVEEQYLPTPSATALQLSHLSDQQQLQQNDSDQVQSGPSFVVVVAIDFGTTSSGYAYAFTKEPECIHTMR